The proteins below are encoded in one region of Methanobacterium sp.:
- a CDS encoding V-type ATP synthase subunit H — protein sequence MTTMSEAITTIKKAESDANKLIEDTEAKSSEMVQEAKSKSKETIEKAKEAANSDAEKITFEAETNAKKEAYQINNQTTEKVEITKTKATGMVDEAAEVIVKSIL from the coding sequence ATGACAACGATGTCGGAAGCGATTACAACGATAAAAAAGGCTGAAAGTGATGCCAATAAACTAATAGAGGACACAGAAGCCAAGTCTTCTGAAATGGTCCAAGAAGCCAAATCTAAATCAAAAGAAACCATAGAAAAGGCCAAAGAAGCGGCCAATAGTGATGCTGAAAAGATCACTTTTGAAGCCGAAACTAACGCCAAAAAGGAAGCATATCAAATAAACAATCAAACCACTGAAAAAGTAGAGATAACAAAAACAAAAGCTACCGGTATGGTTGATGAAGCTGCTGAAGTCATTGTAAAAAGCATATTATAG
- a CDS encoding V-type ATP synthase subunit I, protein MFKPARMKKLRIITLDKYADSAVSSLHEEALVQIEDISERIQQDAEWRQILKPSSASPFTGKISSLLMKTSGTVDFLKSMAKKEKGILPLVKGFINPPPILKVEVEALDVEELIQKAEKILGKVESQTKPKEEKINQLDSRKTELDNALKVAGSLSNFDVDLGLLEESNYVSFIAGKISSGYYDDFIGSLKDLTDEIIVFDQESELKGFKILVIVTVKKHTEEVLSQLRKMEFERFEFSGLSGKPGDIIQKSESELESIALEKESVLNDLADISAEWFEKLRALKEELEIEKQRNEVFSSFGETEKTVLFEGWVPEKKLKKTLLTIDTSTEGHSIVDVADPDVEKDEIPVQLDNPKFAKPYEMFVHMYSPPNYREIDPTILMAIVFPFFFGFCLTESGYGIVDALVGYIIFRGLGRNSKTMANLGLIMVACGVWAVILGLVTNSFIGDFIPRFIWGDPTMAIPTTIPSINSFAHPENILIVALAVGIIHLNLGLAIGAYNNIVRGDTKEALGAQIVWFILEAGIVLLALGYLLFGGGILMYAGIGVLVLSLIMLVYFNGLFGIMDLSGFLGNVLSYARLLALALSTGGIAMTVNILAGICGEMIPLIGIIIAPIVFIGGQIANLSFQTLGAFINALRLHYVEFFAQFYIGGSQKFKAFRAKRKFTNIGGK, encoded by the coding sequence ATGTTCAAACCGGCAAGGATGAAAAAGCTCAGGATAATCACCCTGGACAAGTACGCTGATTCTGCAGTGAGTTCACTTCACGAAGAAGCTTTAGTCCAGATCGAGGATATATCCGAGCGCATACAACAGGACGCAGAATGGAGACAAATCTTAAAGCCCTCCAGCGCCTCTCCTTTTACCGGTAAAATTTCTTCCCTTTTGATGAAAACCTCAGGAACTGTTGATTTTCTAAAATCAATGGCCAAGAAAGAGAAGGGAATTTTACCCTTGGTTAAGGGTTTCATAAACCCACCACCCATTCTTAAAGTAGAAGTAGAAGCTCTGGATGTTGAAGAACTAATTCAAAAAGCCGAAAAAATCCTGGGAAAAGTTGAATCTCAAACTAAACCCAAGGAAGAAAAAATAAACCAGCTCGACTCTAGGAAAACTGAACTTGATAATGCCCTTAAAGTTGCTGGAAGTCTTTCGAATTTTGATGTTGATCTTGGTCTTCTGGAAGAATCTAATTATGTCTCTTTTATTGCGGGAAAAATATCCTCAGGATACTATGATGATTTCATTGGTAGTCTGAAGGATTTAACCGACGAAATTATAGTTTTTGACCAGGAAAGTGAATTGAAAGGATTTAAAATACTGGTCATCGTAACTGTGAAAAAACACACCGAAGAAGTTCTAAGTCAGTTGCGTAAGATGGAGTTTGAAAGATTTGAATTTTCAGGTCTTTCCGGTAAACCAGGGGATATAATCCAGAAATCAGAATCTGAACTGGAATCTATAGCCCTGGAAAAAGAATCTGTTTTAAATGATCTAGCAGACATATCTGCTGAATGGTTTGAAAAACTCAGAGCTCTTAAAGAAGAGTTAGAAATCGAAAAACAACGCAACGAAGTGTTTTCTTCCTTTGGTGAAACTGAAAAAACTGTTTTGTTTGAAGGATGGGTGCCCGAGAAAAAACTCAAAAAGACTCTTTTAACCATCGACACATCAACTGAAGGTCATTCCATTGTGGATGTTGCTGACCCTGATGTGGAAAAGGATGAAATCCCTGTTCAACTGGATAACCCCAAATTTGCCAAACCCTATGAAATGTTTGTGCACATGTATTCTCCCCCAAACTATCGGGAGATTGACCCCACTATCCTCATGGCAATCGTATTCCCATTTTTCTTCGGTTTCTGTCTCACAGAATCCGGTTATGGTATAGTCGATGCCCTTGTGGGTTACATTATATTCCGGGGACTGGGAAGAAACAGTAAAACCATGGCCAACCTTGGTCTGATTATGGTTGCCTGTGGAGTATGGGCTGTAATACTGGGACTGGTTACCAACAGTTTCATAGGAGACTTTATACCCCGGTTTATCTGGGGAGATCCAACTATGGCCATTCCAACCACCATTCCCTCCATAAACTCCTTCGCACACCCAGAAAACATCCTCATAGTCGCATTAGCTGTGGGTATTATACATTTAAACCTGGGTTTAGCAATTGGAGCATACAACAATATAGTCCGAGGAGACACTAAAGAAGCGTTAGGAGCTCAAATTGTGTGGTTTATCCTGGAAGCAGGTATTGTATTACTGGCATTAGGATACCTCTTATTTGGAGGAGGAATATTAATGTACGCCGGAATAGGCGTCTTAGTATTAAGCTTAATCATGCTGGTTTATTTCAACGGCCTGTTTGGAATTATGGATTTGTCCGGTTTCCTGGGAAATGTCTTATCATACGCCAGACTACTGGCACTGGCACTTTCCACCGGTGGGATCGCAATGACAGTGAATATATTAGCTGGAATTTGTGGTGAAATGATCCCTCTGATTGGAATAATAATCGCACCAATAGTATTTATTGGAGGACAGATCGCAAACCTTTCCTTCCAGACACTAGGTGCGTTCATAAATGCATTACGTTTGCATTACGTTGAGTTTTTCGCTCAGTTTTACATAGGCGGAAGTCAGAAATTCAAGGCTTTCCGTGCCAAAAGAAAGTTTACGAATATAGGAGGAAAATAA
- a CDS encoding ATP synthase subunit K (produces ATP from ADP in the presence of a proton gradient across the membrane; the K subunit is a nonenzymatic component which binds the dimeric form by interacting with the G and E subunits), whose product MVEVALGTALAAIGAGLAVGFAGLGSGLGQGIAAAGSVGAVAEDEDMFARGIIFTALPETQAIYGFLIAILLMVFTIMANKALPASLGLVAIGAGAAIGFAGLGSGMGQGITASSAVGAVVENEDMFARGIIFTALPETQAIYGFLIAILLMVFGGILAG is encoded by the coding sequence ATGGTAGAAGTCGCTTTAGGAACAGCATTAGCAGCAATCGGCGCTGGATTAGCCGTCGGTTTCGCAGGATTAGGATCAGGTTTAGGTCAGGGAATAGCAGCAGCAGGAAGTGTGGGTGCTGTGGCAGAAGATGAAGATATGTTCGCTAGAGGTATTATCTTCACTGCACTGCCCGAAACTCAGGCTATTTACGGATTTCTAATTGCTATACTGCTTATGGTTTTCACAATTATGGCTAATAAAGCACTACCCGCATCATTAGGTCTGGTGGCAATAGGTGCAGGAGCCGCAATAGGATTCGCCGGTCTTGGTTCTGGTATGGGTCAGGGTATAACCGCATCCTCAGCAGTAGGAGCAGTAGTTGAAAACGAAGACATGTTTGCCAGAGGTATCATATTCACCGCCCTACCAGAAACCCAGGCTATTTACGGGTTCCTGATTGCTATACTCCTCATGGTATTCGGTGGAATTCTGGCAGGATGA
- a CDS encoding V-type proton ATPase subunit E: MSAGTDKIVSSIMSDAQIKAESILAEAEKENESILSEGEAQATAEKEKILENAEKQAKMRYQQIISEAKMNSRRMELEAREEVIEEAFKKAEEKLKEIASSDAAEYKASLEKVIKEAGAEIGGGDLLVFVKESDVAKIKGNLPTIEKSISNQTGNPTKLEMGTNINTIGGAILKTKNGDIEVNNTIEARMLRFKKSLRSEVAGILFK; encoded by the coding sequence ATGAGCGCCGGGACAGATAAGATAGTCTCAAGTATAATGTCTGATGCCCAGATAAAAGCAGAATCCATATTAGCGGAAGCTGAAAAGGAAAATGAATCCATTCTCTCTGAAGGTGAAGCACAAGCAACAGCTGAAAAAGAGAAAATCTTAGAAAACGCCGAAAAACAGGCAAAAATGAGGTATCAGCAGATTATCTCAGAAGCTAAGATGAACTCTAGGAGAATGGAACTTGAGGCTCGAGAAGAAGTAATTGAAGAAGCATTCAAAAAAGCAGAAGAAAAGCTTAAGGAAATAGCTTCTTCAGATGCAGCTGAATACAAAGCATCTCTTGAAAAAGTAATCAAAGAAGCTGGTGCAGAAATTGGGGGAGGTGATCTCCTGGTCTTCGTTAAAGAAAGCGATGTGGCCAAAATAAAAGGTAACCTACCCACCATTGAAAAAAGTATCAGCAATCAAACAGGTAACCCTACTAAACTGGAGATGGGAACAAACATCAACACCATTGGCGGAGCTATTCTAAAAACCAAAAATGGTGATATAGAGGTTAACAACACCATCGAAGCAAGGATGTTAAGATTCAAAAAATCTCTAAGATCTGAAGTTGCCGGGATACTGTTCAAATAG
- a CDS encoding V-type ATP synthase subunit C yields MAEDITSLVTGLGFPSIESFLAAVILVLAIFGAIVVIATIRPVLSMFPYTYPNARVRARIGRIFNEKQFQEIIEAANIEEVKNYLRGFPDYAKYIDQYPLEKALDTQLAENYDLVARITPENSRDAFKFLLKKWDIKNIKSIIIAKEAGLSHEETLDLVVPFGDLADKLDTLIDADNVNEVLSALEGTEYTPILEDAIPTYQETGMILPLEASLDKYLLENLLRSVTTPEDDNTSYLKTYVGNIVDGTNLKIILRAKVDGLKFEDIEPYMISDGYQIREWKLKDLMEAEDVAGVVSGLEGTDYAPILAEAMATYNETGSIDAFESALDNNVTETAKKISLKNQFGIGPMIGFLSRKEKEIKNLKIIVRGKREEGFTPAMIKEMLV; encoded by the coding sequence ATGGCAGAGGACATTACTTCATTAGTCACTGGACTGGGATTTCCCTCTATTGAATCTTTTTTAGCAGCAGTAATTCTAGTACTGGCCATCTTCGGAGCAATCGTAGTTATAGCAACCATCCGACCCGTTCTGAGCATGTTTCCATACACATATCCCAATGCACGTGTAAGGGCCAGAATAGGAAGGATATTCAATGAAAAACAGTTTCAGGAAATCATTGAGGCTGCGAACATTGAAGAAGTTAAAAACTACCTCCGAGGATTCCCAGATTACGCAAAATACATTGATCAGTACCCCCTGGAAAAGGCTCTGGACACCCAGCTTGCTGAAAACTACGATTTAGTAGCAAGGATAACCCCTGAAAACAGCAGAGATGCTTTCAAGTTTCTCCTGAAAAAATGGGACATAAAAAACATAAAAAGTATAATAATCGCTAAAGAAGCAGGGTTAAGTCACGAAGAAACCCTAGACCTAGTGGTTCCATTCGGTGATCTTGCCGATAAACTGGACACACTTATAGACGCTGACAATGTAAATGAAGTGTTAAGTGCCCTGGAAGGAACAGAATACACCCCTATCCTTGAAGATGCCATTCCCACTTACCAGGAAACAGGAATGATACTACCACTGGAAGCTTCCCTGGACAAGTATCTCCTGGAAAACCTTCTCAGAAGTGTAACCACCCCTGAAGATGACAACACATCCTATCTAAAGACTTATGTGGGAAACATCGTTGATGGAACCAACCTCAAAATCATCTTAAGGGCCAAAGTGGATGGATTAAAATTCGAGGATATCGAACCTTACATGATCAGTGACGGTTACCAGATACGAGAATGGAAACTTAAAGATCTCATGGAAGCAGAAGATGTTGCCGGTGTGGTAAGTGGTCTGGAAGGAACAGACTATGCTCCAATATTAGCAGAAGCCATGGCTACCTACAACGAAACAGGCTCCATTGACGCATTTGAAAGTGCACTGGATAATAATGTGACCGAAACCGCCAAAAAGATATCTTTAAAGAATCAGTTCGGAATCGGACCCATGATTGGATTTTTAAGCAGAAAGGAAAAGGAAATCAAAAACCTGAAAATCATTGTCCGTGGTAAACGCGAAGAAGGATTCACCCCTGCTATGATTAAGGAGATGTTAGTATGA
- a CDS encoding V-type ATP synthase subunit F translates to MSSKIAVMADPDTVTGFMLGGIKDGFPVSNMDEAGDKLKELTKEYSIIITTEEIGDNFREMIDKISSESALPMIIEIPDKKGSVDRESDPIRELIKRVIGVEMVE, encoded by the coding sequence ATGAGTTCAAAAATAGCAGTAATGGCAGATCCTGACACCGTCACCGGTTTCATGCTGGGAGGAATCAAGGATGGATTTCCAGTCAGCAATATGGACGAAGCAGGAGATAAACTGAAGGAACTAACCAAGGAGTACTCTATTATTATAACCACTGAAGAAATAGGCGATAATTTCAGAGAAATGATAGATAAGATAAGCAGTGAAAGTGCACTGCCTATGATAATTGAAATTCCAGATAAAAAAGGCTCAGTAGATCGGGAATCAGACCCAATCAGAGAGCTTATAAAACGAGTAATCGGGGTTGAGATGGTAGAATGA
- a CDS encoding ATP synthase subunit A, which produces MTLEGKIIKIAGPVITADGMRGTQMHEMVKVGEDKLIGEIIELEGDTATIQVYEETAGMKPGEVVESTGGPLSVELGPGIIGSIFDGIQRPLETIKLAVGDYIERGVDVPSLPKDKKWTFKPIATAGSEVKGGDILGEVQETSAVVQKIMVPPRVSGTLKSIVGEGQYTVIDDIAEVETPKGPVKVQMMQKWPVRVGRPYKDKLDPDIPLVTGQRAQDTFFPVAKGGTAAIPGPFGSGKTVTQQQLAKWADADIIVYVGCGERGNEMTEVLKEFPELEDPKTGKPLMDRTVLIANTSNMPVAAREACVYTGITIAEYFRDQGYDVALMADSTSRWAEAMREISGRLEEMPGEEGYPAYLASRLAQFYERAGRVNTVGTESKVASVSVVGAVSPPGGDLSEPVTQNTLRICKVFWALDASLADKRHFPSIDWLQSYSLYVDSVEDWWETTVGADWRATRDEAMALLQKESELQEIVQLVGPDALPDRERITLESTRMIREDFLQQNAYHEVDTYCSPTKQYQLLKTIIIFQEQATAALERGASAADLTDLPVKEEIGRMKFIPEDEFDTQIKDIQDKIVKQTSEV; this is translated from the coding sequence ATGACTCTCGAAGGAAAGATAATAAAGATAGCGGGTCCTGTTATAACCGCAGACGGTATGAGAGGGACCCAGATGCATGAGATGGTAAAAGTAGGTGAAGACAAGCTCATCGGTGAAATCATCGAACTTGAAGGCGACACCGCCACCATCCAGGTTTATGAAGAAACAGCCGGTATGAAACCCGGAGAAGTAGTAGAAAGTACAGGAGGCCCATTATCCGTGGAATTGGGACCTGGAATTATCGGTTCTATATTTGACGGTATACAGAGACCACTGGAAACCATTAAACTTGCTGTGGGAGATTACATTGAAAGGGGTGTGGATGTACCCTCACTACCTAAAGATAAAAAATGGACCTTCAAACCCATAGCCACAGCTGGCAGTGAAGTTAAAGGTGGAGACATTCTGGGTGAAGTGCAGGAAACCTCTGCAGTAGTCCAGAAAATAATGGTCCCCCCAAGAGTCAGCGGTACCCTTAAAAGTATCGTTGGTGAAGGCCAGTACACCGTGATAGATGATATCGCAGAAGTGGAAACTCCTAAAGGCCCAGTTAAAGTGCAGATGATGCAAAAATGGCCGGTCAGGGTTGGTCGACCTTACAAGGACAAGTTAGACCCAGACATACCACTGGTAACAGGTCAGAGGGCACAGGACACTTTCTTCCCTGTGGCTAAAGGTGGAACCGCAGCCATACCAGGACCATTCGGATCAGGTAAGACTGTTACCCAGCAGCAGCTGGCTAAATGGGCCGACGCAGACATCATCGTCTACGTAGGATGTGGTGAAAGGGGTAACGAGATGACTGAGGTTCTAAAAGAATTCCCAGAACTCGAAGACCCTAAAACCGGTAAACCATTAATGGACCGAACTGTACTTATTGCTAACACATCCAACATGCCAGTGGCAGCCAGGGAAGCCTGTGTGTACACCGGTATAACCATAGCAGAGTACTTCCGTGACCAGGGCTACGATGTGGCTCTAATGGCAGACTCCACCTCCAGGTGGGCAGAGGCCATGAGGGAAATCTCCGGACGACTGGAAGAAATGCCTGGTGAAGAAGGATACCCTGCATACTTGGCATCACGTCTAGCACAGTTTTATGAACGAGCAGGACGAGTTAACACCGTGGGAACTGAAAGCAAAGTCGCATCAGTAAGTGTAGTTGGTGCAGTATCACCACCTGGTGGGGACTTATCAGAACCTGTTACACAGAACACCCTGCGTATATGTAAAGTTTTCTGGGCACTGGACGCATCCCTAGCAGATAAACGTCACTTCCCATCCATAGACTGGCTACAGAGCTACTCATTATACGTGGACAGTGTGGAAGACTGGTGGGAAACCACTGTGGGCGCAGACTGGAGAGCAACCAGGGACGAAGCCATGGCCCTACTCCAGAAAGAATCCGAACTTCAGGAGATCGTGCAACTGGTAGGACCGGATGCACTGCCTGACCGGGAAAGGATCACTCTGGAAAGTACCCGTATGATACGGGAAGATTTCCTGCAACAGAACGCATACCACGAAGTGGACACTTACTGTTCCCCAACCAAACAATACCAACTACTCAAAACTATTATCATCTTCCAGGAACAGGCCACCGCCGCCTTGGAACGTGGAGCATCAGCAGCTGATCTAACTGATCTACCAGTCAAAGAAGAAATCGGAAGGATGAAGTTCATCCCAGAAGATGAATTTGACACACAGATCAAAGATATCCAGGATAAAATAGTTAAACAGACGAGTGAGGTGTGA